One window from the genome of Microbulbifer sp. ALW1 encodes:
- a CDS encoding septum formation initiator family protein, with product MKWLLAILTVMLLVTQYRLWVGEGSFAEVTRLERQLGEQQQKNAALERENRQLLREVRSLKRGTDGVEAKARYDLGLIKEGETLFIFLDPDKKAPSREKQ from the coding sequence ATGAAATGGCTGCTGGCAATCCTCACCGTAATGCTGCTGGTCACCCAATACCGACTTTGGGTGGGCGAGGGCAGTTTTGCAGAAGTGACCCGACTGGAACGCCAACTCGGCGAACAGCAGCAGAAAAACGCCGCGCTTGAGCGTGAAAACCGCCAACTGCTGCGCGAAGTCCGAAGCCTCAAACGGGGCACCGACGGCGTAGAAGCCAAAGCCCGTTACGATCTCGGCCTTATCAAAGAAGGCGAAACCCTCTTTATTTTTCTCGACCCCGACAAAAAAGCACCATCGCGAGAAAAACAATGA
- the ispD gene encoding 2-C-methyl-D-erythritol 4-phosphate cytidylyltransferase: MTATESSAPEVIGTPYWVIVPAAGSGKRMGADKPKQYLPLNGKPLIAHTLENILSWPGLAGIIVAIAADDQEFQTLTQARDAKIQIVIGGKERADSVLAGLDHLIGKVPPETPILVHDAARPLVSVSDIQKLLNADPIALLAQPASDTVKQAGQQTGKQGSGLGKVLVSQTLPREQIWLAQTPQKAPLQLLHECLRQGLAQTPQAITDEASALELAGYQPELVAACRSNFKVTHPADLILAEALLRHSLEQIQTGTPS; this comes from the coding sequence ATGACCGCCACCGAATCCAGCGCCCCCGAAGTTATCGGGACGCCCTATTGGGTCATAGTACCCGCCGCCGGCTCTGGTAAACGCATGGGTGCCGATAAACCCAAGCAATACCTGCCACTCAACGGCAAACCCCTTATCGCCCACACACTGGAAAACATTCTTAGCTGGCCTGGTCTGGCCGGCATCATTGTCGCCATCGCTGCCGACGATCAGGAATTCCAGACCCTGACCCAGGCTCGCGATGCAAAAATCCAAATCGTCATCGGCGGCAAAGAGCGTGCAGACTCCGTACTCGCAGGCCTCGACCACCTGATCGGAAAGGTCCCGCCGGAAACCCCCATACTGGTGCACGACGCCGCGCGCCCCCTGGTAAGCGTCAGCGATATTCAAAAACTCCTCAACGCTGACCCCATAGCACTACTCGCCCAGCCCGCCAGCGACACCGTAAAACAGGCCGGGCAACAGACCGGGAAGCAGGGGAGCGGACTGGGCAAAGTATTGGTCTCCCAGACCCTGCCGCGAGAACAGATCTGGCTCGCCCAGACCCCACAAAAAGCGCCGCTGCAACTATTGCACGAGTGCCTGCGCCAGGGCCTCGCACAAACACCGCAGGCCATCACCGATGAAGCCAGCGCACTGGAACTGGCCGGGTATCAGCCGGAACTCGTTGCCGCTTGCCGCAGTAACTTTAAAGTCACTCACCCGGCGGATCTGATTCTCGCCGAGGCACTGCTGCGGCACTCTTTAGAGCAAATTCAAACAGGAACACCTTCATGA